A single Cucumis melo cultivar AY chromosome 4, USDA_Cmelo_AY_1.0, whole genome shotgun sequence DNA region contains:
- the LOC103495012 gene encoding uncharacterized protein LOC103495012 produces MAFSLFLDKALSAIDNSDPARALLRLIMSPSDDDQCPPALLILAISRLECTSATVSWILSEYFRRKNIFIVSEGDETLFMLDLRSLLSVVVKTVKGWLAQGIGVWPKKFVGT; encoded by the exons ATGGCTTTCAGCCTCTTCCTCGATAAGGCCCTCTCCGCCATCGACAACTCTGATCCAGCTCGGGCATTGCTTAGACTGATCATGAGCCCATCTGATGACGATCAATGTCCACCGGCACTGCTTATACTCGCAATTTCAAG ATTGGAGTGTACAAGCGCAACTGTTAGCTGGATCCTTTCTGAATACtttagaagaaaaaacatattCATTGTTTCTGAAGGGGATGAAACTCTTTTTATGCTGGACTTGAGAAGTTTGTTGTCAGTTGTGGTAAAAACTGTAAAAGGTTGGTTGGCCCAAGGAATTGGAGTTTGGCCCAAGAAGTTCGTAGGGACTTAA